The Mixta hanseatica genome includes a region encoding these proteins:
- the uilS gene encoding UilS family quorum-quenching N-acyl-homoserine lactonase: protein MEVITQKISNGIVITLKKNSGEDKKPVIVLCHGFCGIREILLPAFADAFARAGFAAITFDYRGFGDSDGERGRLVPALQIADILSVVRWVQQQPALDAQRIGLWGTSFGGCHVFAAAAEAAEIKCVVSQLAFADGEAIVSGQMSEEEKNAFIATLDKMTEKQKNSGKEMMVSVNRVLSDAESKAFFEENRTRYPQMDIKIPFLTVRETLQYKPAIYAARVKCPTLVVIAGKDTVNPPEQGRALFAAVGAHEKELYEQADARHYDIYTGAHFQQVINVQTEWFKKYL, encoded by the coding sequence ATGGAAGTTATAACGCAAAAAATTTCTAACGGAATTGTTATTACGCTGAAAAAGAACAGCGGTGAAGATAAAAAACCGGTTATCGTTTTATGTCATGGTTTTTGCGGCATTCGTGAAATCTTGCTGCCCGCTTTTGCCGATGCTTTTGCCCGTGCCGGCTTTGCCGCGATCACCTTTGATTATCGTGGCTTCGGCGACAGCGACGGTGAGCGTGGCCGGCTGGTGCCTGCGCTGCAGATTGCCGATATTCTTTCGGTGGTGCGCTGGGTGCAGCAGCAGCCAGCGCTGGATGCGCAACGCATCGGCCTGTGGGGGACCTCTTTCGGCGGGTGCCATGTTTTTGCCGCGGCGGCAGAGGCAGCGGAAATTAAATGCGTTGTCAGCCAGCTGGCTTTTGCCGATGGGGAAGCGATCGTCAGCGGTCAAATGAGCGAGGAGGAGAAAAATGCCTTTATCGCCACGCTGGATAAAATGACTGAAAAACAAAAAAATAGTGGAAAAGAGATGATGGTTAGCGTTAATCGCGTATTAAGCGATGCGGAATCAAAAGCCTTTTTTGAGGAGAACCGCACGCGTTATCCACAGATGGATATCAAAATCCCGTTCCTGACGGTGCGCGAAACCTTGCAATATAAACCGGCTATTTATGCCGCCCGGGTAAAATGCCCGACGCTGGTGGTCATTGCCGGTAAGGATACGGTAAATCCGCCTGAGCAGGGCCGTGCTTTATTCGCTGCGGTGGGCGCGCATGAGAAAGAATTATATGAGCAGGCTGACGCCCGCCACTACGATATTTATACCGGCGCGCATTTTCAGCAGGTTATTAATGTACAAACAGAGTGGTTTAAGAAATATCTGTAA
- the apbE gene encoding FAD:protein FMN transferase ApbE: MKKRVLAAVMLLGLLAAGCDRQQTPADSGLVLAGKTMGTQWRVSLAGVATGRQEELRAKIQQRLDKDDHELSTWKKDSVLSRFNQSHDSLAQPISPEMADIIIISLRIGRLTQGAMDITVGPLVNLWGFGPDKQPEHTPSQAEINRAKAQTGQQHLQVTERADGAYLQKDLPGLYVDLSTVGEGFATDDLARLMEEEGIHNYLVSVGGAVLTRGHNAAGKAWRVAIQKPTDKENAVQALVDLQGHGISTSGSYRNYYELDGRRVSHVIDPQTGQPIEHRLVSATVIATTALEADGWDTGLMVLGTEKAKALALREKLAVYLITKDKEGFSSWMSPQFRAFLLQDASAPR; this comes from the coding sequence ATGAAAAAAAGAGTACTGGCAGCGGTGATGCTGTTGGGATTGTTGGCGGCAGGCTGCGATCGACAGCAGACCCCGGCGGATAGCGGACTGGTGCTGGCAGGCAAAACTATGGGGACGCAATGGCGCGTAAGCCTGGCGGGCGTCGCGACGGGTCGTCAGGAAGAGCTGCGCGCAAAAATTCAGCAGCGGCTGGATAAGGACGATCATGAGCTATCAACCTGGAAGAAGGATTCCGTGCTATCGCGCTTTAATCAGTCACATGACAGCCTTGCGCAGCCCATTAGCCCAGAAATGGCCGATATCATTATTATCTCGCTACGTATCGGCCGGTTAACCCAGGGCGCAATGGATATTACCGTCGGACCGTTGGTTAACCTGTGGGGATTCGGTCCGGATAAACAGCCGGAGCATACGCCGTCGCAGGCAGAGATAAACAGAGCGAAAGCGCAAACCGGACAGCAACATTTACAGGTTACTGAGCGAGCCGATGGCGCATATTTGCAAAAAGATTTACCCGGGCTGTACGTCGATCTCTCAACGGTGGGCGAGGGCTTCGCTACCGATGATCTGGCGCGCCTGATGGAAGAGGAGGGTATACATAATTATTTGGTCTCGGTTGGCGGCGCAGTATTGACGCGTGGCCATAACGCCGCGGGAAAAGCCTGGCGGGTAGCGATCCAGAAGCCGACCGATAAGGAAAATGCGGTACAGGCGCTGGTGGATTTACAGGGACACGGCATCAGCACCTCAGGCAGCTATCGCAACTATTATGAGCTGGACGGCCGACGCGTTTCACATGTTATCGATCCACAAACCGGGCAACCGATCGAACATCGGCTGGTCTCGGCGACGGTGATTGCTACCACCGCTCTGGAAGCGGACGGCTGGGATACCGGCTTGATGGTGCTGGGCACTGAAAAAGCCAAAGCGCTGGCGCTGCGGGAAAAGCTGGCGGTCTATTTGATAACTAAAGATAAAGAAGGATTCAGCAGCTGGATGTCGCCGCAGTTCCGCGCATTTTTGTTGCAGGACGCCTCCGCGCCCCGTTAG
- a CDS encoding methyl-accepting chemotaxis protein, which translates to MKLSTRLAAGYSLLILLLVLCAGVALHALTNAREDMDDTVNVKMKKYQLILDMRGSIRDMAIAVRNLALLEDPKAMQPEWERLEKQKQLYMHNREELAQMMKIDSTPAGRDAFRKVLDNEDAALSSYEKAGRLGLQNLQQETTTYLMTVTRPAQNQLLDALNTMTNVQMQNARSAVTDSSDEITRTFIFLSVLVAVSIALAAATGFITVRSLMRQLGGEPAQAQTLAAAIADGDLTSSISLRSGDTTSLLASLLRMQSRLSEMVTQIKDASASVSLASDEIARGNTELSARTEQQAAALQETAASMEQLTATVKSNTAGASHTAGSARDTATLARDGEESVRKMNKTMADISLSAAKVRDITSTIEGIAFQTNILALNAAVEAARAGEQGRGFAVVAGEVRTLAQRSATAARDIKGLIEEAVMLVDEGVTVADGTAASIMSVVSMVSELASAMDEIALASQEQMQGISQISVAVGQMDGVTQSNAALVEESSTASQSLAEQVHALRGMVDTFRV; encoded by the coding sequence ATGAAATTATCAACCCGTCTTGCTGCTGGATACAGCTTGCTCATTTTACTGTTAGTTCTTTGCGCTGGCGTAGCGCTGCATGCCCTGACTAATGCTCGGGAAGACATGGACGATACGGTGAACGTTAAGATGAAAAAATATCAGCTGATCCTTGATATGCGCGGCAGCATTCGGGATATGGCTATTGCCGTTCGCAACCTGGCGCTGCTGGAAGATCCAAAGGCAATGCAGCCGGAGTGGGAACGTCTGGAGAAGCAAAAGCAGCTATACATGCATAACCGCGAAGAACTGGCGCAGATGATGAAAATTGATTCGACGCCGGCGGGACGCGACGCCTTCCGTAAGGTGCTGGACAACGAAGACGCGGCGCTTAGCTCTTATGAAAAAGCGGGACGGCTCGGCTTGCAGAACCTACAACAGGAAACCACTACCTATCTGATGACGGTAACGCGCCCGGCGCAAAACCAGCTGCTTGACGCATTGAACACCATGACCAACGTGCAGATGCAAAACGCCCGCAGCGCGGTAACGGACAGCAGCGACGAGATCACGCGAACCTTTATTTTCCTGAGCGTGCTGGTAGCAGTGTCGATAGCGCTGGCGGCGGCGACAGGCTTTATAACCGTACGCAGCCTGATGCGACAGCTGGGCGGCGAGCCGGCTCAGGCGCAAACGCTGGCAGCAGCTATCGCAGACGGCGATCTGACCTCCTCAATCTCGTTGCGTTCGGGCGATACCACCAGCCTGCTGGCTTCGCTGTTGCGTATGCAATCGCGCCTGAGTGAGATGGTCACGCAGATTAAAGATGCATCCGCTTCCGTTTCGCTCGCCTCAGATGAAATCGCGCGCGGCAATACCGAACTTTCCGCGCGCACGGAGCAGCAGGCTGCCGCCCTACAGGAGACTGCCGCCAGCATGGAACAGCTGACAGCTACGGTGAAAAGCAATACGGCAGGCGCCAGCCATACGGCAGGATCGGCGCGTGATACCGCGACTCTGGCCCGCGACGGGGAAGAGAGCGTGCGTAAAATGAATAAAACCATGGCTGATATTTCACTCAGCGCGGCGAAGGTACGCGATATTACCAGTACCATTGAAGGTATTGCGTTCCAGACCAATATCCTGGCGCTGAACGCCGCCGTTGAAGCGGCGCGTGCTGGCGAGCAGGGGCGCGGTTTTGCCGTAGTTGCAGGCGAAGTGCGCACCCTGGCGCAGCGCAGCGCCACGGCGGCGCGGGATATCAAGGGGCTTATCGAAGAGGCAGTAATGCTGGTAGATGAAGGCGTTACGGTTGCTGACGGAACGGCGGCCAGCATTATGAGCGTAGTCAGTATGGTCAGTGAACTGGCCAGTGCGATGGATGAAATCGCGCTCGCTTCACAAGAACAGATGCAGGGAATCTCTCAGATCAGCGTTGCGGTAGGTCAGATGGATGGCGTTACGCAGAGCAATGCCGCGCTGGTTGAAGAGTCCAGCACCGCCTCGCAGTCTCTGGCAGAGCAGGTTCATGCGCTGCGGGGTATGGTGGACACTTTCCGCGTCTGA
- a CDS encoding glycosyltransferase family 9 protein, producing MSFSNLRMKIIEKILLVCKKKPKKPFQRLDEIDVKRIVVISNKLLGDFLFCTPAIASLKEKYPAAEIMAVLSEKNRGIVDNCSYIDHVVYMENQFVSTVKAVPKSKNFGRSWQ from the coding sequence ATGTCATTTTCAAATCTTCGGATGAAGATCATTGAGAAAATATTGTTAGTCTGTAAGAAAAAACCAAAAAAACCTTTTCAGCGGCTGGATGAGATTGACGTTAAACGCATTGTCGTTATATCGAATAAGCTGCTTGGCGATTTTTTGTTCTGTACGCCTGCTATCGCCAGCCTGAAGGAGAAATATCCTGCAGCAGAGATCATGGCGGTATTAAGCGAGAAAAACCGCGGTATCGTTGATAACTGTTCGTATATAGATCATGTTGTTTATATGGAAAATCAATTTGTTAGCACAGTAAAGGCCGTCCCAAAATCAAAAAATTTCGGCCGGAGCTGGCAGTGA
- the ompC gene encoding porin OmpC encodes MKRHILSLMVPALLVAGSAGAAEIYNKDGNKLDLFGKVDGLHYFSDNDGSDGDQSYMRFGFKGETQISEQLTGYGQWEYQVALNHSESEGTKDSYTRVGFAGIKFGDAGSFDYGRNYGVIYDIGAWTDVLPEFGGDTYGADNFMFQRANGVATYRNNNFFGLVDGWNFAVQYQGKNDSNPEEAGSRKAVAQNGDGWGLSTTYDLGNGLGLGAAMFQSDRTNYQNSNAILGNGDKAEAYTGGLKYDANNIYLAAMYTRSYNATRFGDDDQAAYGFADKADNWELVAQYQFDFGLRPSLAYVTSRGKDIEGYGKQNLKKYIDVGATYYFNKNMSTYVDYQINLLDDNEFTDAAGINTDDVVALGLVYQF; translated from the coding sequence ATGAAACGTCATATTCTCTCCCTGATGGTCCCGGCGCTGTTAGTAGCAGGTTCCGCAGGCGCAGCAGAGATCTATAATAAAGACGGCAACAAACTTGACCTGTTCGGCAAAGTGGACGGTCTGCACTATTTTTCTGACAACGACGGCAGCGACGGCGACCAATCCTATATGCGTTTCGGCTTTAAAGGCGAAACCCAAATTTCTGAACAGCTGACCGGCTACGGCCAGTGGGAATACCAGGTTGCCCTGAACCACTCTGAAAGCGAAGGCACCAAAGACAGCTATACCCGTGTTGGCTTCGCCGGCATCAAATTTGGCGACGCGGGCTCTTTCGACTACGGCCGTAACTACGGCGTGATTTATGACATCGGCGCATGGACCGACGTCCTGCCGGAGTTCGGCGGCGATACCTACGGCGCGGACAACTTTATGTTCCAGCGCGCTAACGGCGTAGCTACCTACCGTAACAACAACTTCTTCGGCCTGGTTGACGGCTGGAACTTTGCCGTACAGTACCAGGGCAAAAACGACAGCAATCCGGAAGAAGCTGGCAGCCGTAAAGCTGTGGCGCAGAACGGCGACGGCTGGGGCCTGAGCACCACTTACGATCTGGGCAACGGCCTGGGCCTGGGTGCAGCGATGTTCCAGTCTGACCGTACTAACTATCAGAACAGCAACGCCATTCTGGGTAACGGCGATAAAGCGGAAGCCTACACCGGCGGCCTGAAATATGATGCCAACAACATCTATCTGGCGGCGATGTACACCCGTTCTTATAACGCTACCCGCTTCGGTGACGACGATCAGGCTGCTTACGGCTTCGCCGATAAAGCGGACAACTGGGAGCTGGTTGCGCAGTACCAGTTCGACTTCGGTCTGCGTCCGTCACTGGCTTACGTGACTTCGCGTGGTAAAGATATCGAAGGTTATGGCAAGCAGAACCTGAAAAAATATATCGACGTAGGCGCGACTTACTACTTCAACAAAAACATGTCTACCTATGTTGATTATCAGATCAACCTGCTGGATGACAACGAGTTCACCGACGCTGCCGGTATCAACACCGACGACGTCGTGGCGCTGGGCCTGGTTTACCAGTTCTAA
- a CDS encoding glycosyltransferase family 9 protein: protein MIFHSRTPYDLIAATLAGCRYIAKHYFYNDIKKLIPLCDVHVSDKTNPPVINHLSLVKALGCDIDNKKMFFPCQIAGRQPNQSIKIGFQLGASKSNRYLPNSVILPLIPRLLAHFTACEIHLFGAPHEAKLGENFIAGLDEICATHVINHIGKTTLPMLAHRLNEIDILVTPDTGTLHVATALQVKTVSLFARRQSNGCEPVQDLHLHRVVYAADFNPAAFDRSCPAPFAFIPGEYIWQQIVELMDDCEHENQVLRLKV from the coding sequence GTGATCTTCCACTCGCGGACCCCTTACGATCTGATAGCGGCGACGCTTGCGGGCTGCCGCTACATCGCGAAGCACTATTTTTATAATGATATCAAAAAACTCATTCCGCTCTGTGATGTTCACGTCAGTGATAAAACTAACCCGCCGGTCATAAATCACCTTTCGCTAGTGAAGGCCTTGGGTTGCGACATTGATAATAAAAAAATGTTTTTCCCATGCCAAATTGCGGGCAGGCAGCCGAATCAAAGTATTAAAATTGGTTTCCAGCTTGGCGCGTCAAAAAGTAATCGTTATTTGCCAAATAGCGTAATTTTGCCATTAATTCCCCGTTTACTGGCGCATTTTACCGCGTGCGAGATTCACCTTTTCGGTGCGCCGCATGAAGCAAAGCTGGGAGAAAATTTTATTGCTGGCCTGGATGAAATCTGCGCGACCCACGTTATCAATCATATTGGCAAAACTACCCTGCCCATGCTGGCGCACCGCCTGAACGAAATTGATATTTTAGTCACGCCGGATACCGGTACTTTGCATGTGGCTACCGCCTTGCAGGTGAAAACAGTCAGCCTATTTGCTCGCCGACAGAGCAATGGCTGTGAACCGGTTCAGGATTTGCATTTGCATCGGGTAGTGTATGCCGCTGATTTTAATCCAGCCGCCTTTGACCGCAGCTGTCCTGCGCCTTTCGCGTTTATTCCCGGTGAATACATTTGGCAGCAAATCGTGGAACTGATGGATGACTGTGAGCATGAAAATCAGGTGCTCCGGCTGAAAGTCTGA
- a CDS encoding HlyD family efflux transporter periplasmic adaptor subunit translates to MTQVTVDSQLKTHERRTSMIIWLCSAALVIFLIWAHFAILDEVTVGTGKITPSSRAQVIESLDGGIVKQLNVHEGDIVSKGQILARLDPTRFQSNFGEAQAKVRTLRASAERLRAELTGEPLQFSEQTLLEPELVARETQLYQSRRRNLLETVNNLQQSLKLVQEELRMTAPLVAKGAAGEVEVIRLRRQVSELRGKIDEARNEYAVRAREEQVKNNAELDAQLQGLTGKEDQLTRATLFSPVRGIVKDIQVTTVGGVLQPGGKLMEIVPLEDQLLVETRINPRDIAYIRPGLPAVVKITAYDSSIYGDLDGEVETVSPDTIQDEVKRDQYYYRVYVRTQKAELVNRAGRKFPIVPGMVANVEIKTGQKSVMDYLIKPLNKVNEAMRER, encoded by the coding sequence ATGACGCAGGTTACGGTTGATAGCCAGCTGAAAACGCATGAACGTCGCACCTCGATGATTATCTGGCTGTGCAGCGCGGCGCTGGTGATCTTTTTAATCTGGGCGCATTTCGCCATTCTGGATGAGGTTACCGTCGGCACCGGCAAGATCACGCCCTCCAGCCGGGCACAGGTGATTGAAAGCCTGGACGGCGGCATCGTTAAACAGCTGAACGTGCATGAAGGAGATATTGTCAGCAAAGGGCAGATTCTGGCGCGTCTCGATCCGACGCGTTTTCAATCGAACTTCGGCGAAGCGCAGGCGAAAGTGCGCACCCTGCGCGCTTCGGCGGAGCGGTTACGTGCTGAACTCACCGGCGAACCGCTGCAGTTTAGTGAGCAAACTCTGCTTGAGCCGGAGCTGGTGGCGCGTGAAACGCAGCTTTATCAGTCACGACGCCGCAATCTGCTGGAAACCGTTAATAACCTGCAACAGTCGCTGAAGCTGGTGCAGGAAGAGTTACGCATGACCGCGCCGCTGGTAGCCAAAGGCGCAGCGGGCGAGGTAGAAGTGATCCGCCTGCGCCGTCAGGTTAGCGAGCTGCGTGGTAAAATCGACGAGGCGCGCAATGAATATGCGGTACGCGCACGAGAAGAGCAGGTTAAAAATAACGCCGAGCTGGATGCCCAGTTACAGGGGCTGACCGGCAAAGAAGATCAGCTCACGCGCGCCACGCTATTTTCACCGGTGCGCGGCATCGTTAAAGATATTCAGGTCACCACCGTGGGCGGCGTACTGCAGCCTGGCGGTAAGCTGATGGAGATCGTGCCGCTGGAGGATCAGCTGCTGGTGGAAACGCGCATTAATCCACGCGACATCGCCTATATCCGCCCTGGGCTGCCCGCCGTGGTGAAAATCACCGCCTATGATTCCTCTATCTATGGCGATCTGGATGGCGAAGTAGAAACGGTTTCCCCGGATACCATTCAGGATGAAGTGAAGCGCGATCAATATTACTACCGGGTGTATGTACGAACGCAAAAGGCGGAGCTGGTTAACCGCGCCGGACGCAAATTTCCGATTGTGCCGGGTATGGTCGCTAACGTAGAGATCAAAACCGGGCAGAAATCGGTGATGGATTATCTGATTAAGCCACTAAATAAGGTGAATGAAGCGATGCGCGAACGCTAA
- a CDS encoding multidrug ABC transporter permease/ATP-binding protein, translating into MELLSVVYKQYRWPFIAVIVLNLLSAALGIGIIAYINHELIVTINASLAVLPTFLGLLLLLMAVTLASQLALTLLGHHFVWKLRGQFIKRILDTHIQRIEQIGSAQLLAGLTSDVRNITIAFVRLPELIQGIVLTIGSAAYLAWLSPGMLAVTALWLAVTIIGGWLLVSRVYSHMAKLRETEDRLYADYQTVIDGRKELALNRARAQQIYDTVYQEDANAYRHHIVRADTFHLSAVNWSNIMMLGAIGMVFFMANGLGWANTAVAATYSLMLLFLRTPLLQTVGALPTLLSAQVAFNKLRSFQLAEWREHFSAASPIADWQTLELRDLVFHYGENGFSVGPINLTLKRGELVFLIGGNGSGKSTLAMLLTGLYQPVSGTILLDGEAITDIERYRQLFSAVFTDVHLFDRLIGPDAQPASPALVQQWLARLKMQDKLKLEGNKVLNLQLSKGQSKRLALLLAAAEQRDILLLDEWAADQDPHFRRVFYRELLPWLQQSGKTVFAISHDDHYFIHADRLLEMREGVLHELTGSEREKATLDAVQRTDTGR; encoded by the coding sequence ATGGAGTTGCTCTCCGTCGTTTATAAACAGTACCGCTGGCCGTTTATCGCGGTGATAGTGCTTAACCTGCTTAGCGCAGCGCTGGGTATTGGCATCATCGCTTACATTAATCACGAGCTGATTGTCACCATTAATGCCTCCCTGGCGGTACTGCCGACTTTTCTTGGTTTGTTGCTGTTGCTGATGGCGGTCACGCTGGCGTCGCAGCTGGCCTTAACGCTGTTGGGCCATCATTTTGTCTGGAAGCTGCGCGGACAGTTTATCAAGCGCATCCTTGATACGCATATTCAACGCATTGAACAGATCGGCAGCGCGCAGCTGCTGGCCGGCCTCACCAGCGATGTGCGCAATATCACTATCGCCTTTGTACGCCTGCCGGAGCTGATCCAGGGCATTGTTCTGACCATCGGTTCGGCGGCCTATCTGGCCTGGCTGTCGCCGGGAATGCTGGCGGTAACGGCCCTCTGGCTGGCGGTGACCATTATCGGCGGCTGGCTGCTGGTCTCACGCGTTTACAGCCATATGGCGAAACTGCGCGAGACGGAAGATCGCCTCTACGCCGATTACCAGACGGTAATTGACGGCCGTAAAGAGCTGGCGCTCAATCGCGCGCGCGCGCAGCAAATTTACGATACGGTTTATCAGGAAGACGCCAACGCCTATCGGCACCATATTGTGCGCGCCGATACCTTTCATCTCAGCGCGGTTAACTGGTCGAACATTATGATGCTGGGCGCGATTGGCATGGTGTTTTTTATGGCCAACGGGCTGGGATGGGCGAATACCGCCGTCGCCGCGACCTACTCATTGATGCTACTGTTTTTACGCACGCCGCTGCTGCAAACGGTCGGCGCGTTGCCGACGCTGCTCAGCGCCCAGGTGGCCTTTAATAAGCTTCGTAGCTTCCAGCTGGCGGAGTGGCGCGAGCATTTCTCAGCTGCTTCCCCAATAGCCGACTGGCAAACGCTGGAACTGCGCGATCTGGTTTTCCACTATGGCGAAAATGGCTTTAGCGTCGGCCCGATTAACCTGACGCTGAAGCGCGGCGAACTGGTCTTTCTGATTGGCGGCAACGGCAGTGGAAAATCGACGCTGGCGATGCTGCTGACCGGTCTTTATCAGCCGGTATCCGGCACCATTCTGCTTGATGGTGAAGCGATTACGGATATCGAGCGCTACCGCCAGCTTTTTTCTGCGGTATTCACCGACGTGCACCTGTTTGATCGCCTCATCGGCCCCGACGCGCAGCCGGCCAGCCCGGCACTGGTGCAACAGTGGCTGGCGCGGCTGAAAATGCAGGACAAGTTAAAACTGGAAGGCAATAAAGTGCTGAACCTGCAGCTGTCGAAAGGGCAGAGCAAGCGCCTGGCGCTGTTGCTGGCCGCGGCGGAGCAGCGTGACATCCTCCTGCTGGATGAATGGGCCGCCGATCAGGATCCGCATTTCCGCCGGGTTTTCTATCGTGAACTGTTGCCGTGGCTACAGCAAAGCGGCAAGACGGTTTTTGCTATCAGCCATGACGATCACTATTTTATTCATGCCGATCGTTTGCTGGAGATGCGTGAGGGTGTGCTGCACGAGCTGACCGGCAGCGAGCGAGAGAAGGCGACGCTGGATGCGGTTCAACGCACCGATACCGGGCGTTAA
- the alkB gene encoding DNA oxidative demethylase AlkB: MLDLFSEEAPWAEPLAEGAVILRRRAREQAASLLAQVEAVAQSNPFHHRITPGGHRMSVAMTNCGDLGWSSDARGYQYTGEDSATGRRWPPMPQMFRLLAQACAQEAGFNYFQPDACLINRYEPGAKLSLHQDKDEKDLRQPIVSVSLGLPAVFQFGGFERGDAVQRVLLEHGDVVVWGGPSRLRFHGILPIKAGIHPLTGAFRYNLTFRRAR; the protein is encoded by the coding sequence ATGTTAGATCTGTTTAGTGAAGAAGCCCCCTGGGCTGAGCCTCTGGCGGAGGGCGCAGTGATTCTGCGGCGGCGCGCCCGTGAGCAGGCTGCAAGCCTGCTGGCGCAGGTTGAAGCGGTAGCGCAGAGTAATCCTTTTCACCACCGTATTACTCCGGGCGGCCACCGTATGTCGGTGGCGATGACCAACTGTGGCGATCTTGGCTGGTCGAGCGATGCGCGCGGCTATCAATATACCGGCGAGGACAGCGCCACCGGACGCCGCTGGCCGCCGATGCCGCAGATGTTTCGTCTGCTGGCGCAGGCCTGCGCGCAGGAGGCAGGCTTTAATTATTTTCAGCCGGATGCCTGTCTGATTAACCGCTATGAGCCGGGCGCAAAGCTGTCGCTGCATCAGGATAAAGATGAAAAGGATCTGCGCCAGCCTATCGTTTCGGTTTCTCTTGGTTTACCGGCGGTATTCCAGTTTGGTGGTTTTGAACGCGGCGATGCCGTTCAGCGCGTGCTGCTGGAGCATGGCGATGTGGTGGTGTGGGGCGGTCCGTCACGGCTGCGTTTTCATGGCATTCTGCCGATCAAAGCGGGTATTCATCCGCTGACGGGAGCATTTCGCTACAATCTGACCTTCCGCCGTGCGCGCTAA